A window of Benincasa hispida cultivar B227 chromosome 9, ASM972705v1, whole genome shotgun sequence genomic DNA:
AGAGACGACCGGAACTCCGCCGGTAATCACACTTCCGACGCCGCCGCCGGCGGTTCGTTTCTCGCCGTCAATGACGATCCATTGACGGCACTGACGCTCGCTACTCCTGGAATGGTTGCCGGTGGTGAGGTGGTGCCGGAGTCCGACCGCCGGAGTGAGAGTCTGCCTGCCGGATTCTGGGAAGTGATGAAGGACGTTGTAGCGAGAGAAGTGAGAGAGTACATGACGACGACGTTTTCGGAAAATCCGGGATTTCGTTAAAATCTAAAGGGCTAATAtgtaaatttacaatttaattatggattttaatgtctcgTTAAATTCTATATTATTTTTGGGATAAAAATTGGTGGCGGCTCTTTTAGAAAAGTTGTGTGCGTCACAGCCTGTCACAAACGCAAACGGTCACCGTTTATTCTTTGGGGTTAAAGTAGGGGAAAAAAAggatcctttttctttttaagaaattttGCAACTTGTTTGAAACACAAGAGACCAACCAGTGAATGCCACGTCGACATGCACTTGCAAGTGGTGAGTGTTGCTTTTGTTTGCTCTCCTTTGGTCCTCATTCACTCATGCAAACCATGCAAAAATTATGTGCAAATATAttaaaagcttttttttttttctgaaacaagaataaaaagtttatatattataaatttattgttttttttatttttatttttttgagcaTATTGGTCCATGTAATTTATGTAGTTCAAATGGtttcaaattatatttgaattcatATACGAGGCAGATCGTTCTTCAAGTTAGAGGTAgtgtaaaatatgttttttttttttcagttccACAATTGTAGAGTCGATattatcaaattatatttacatttgtaatgacaattaattaatattattcaataaattatttttgaattgaCAAGTTATATATTAATGCaataaagttgaaattaaagAATATTATGGATGAGTATATCTAATGCTTAAcctctatgttttttttttttaaacaaacttAACCAATATGTTAATATAGCTAATACCtacttaattaatatattacTTTATGACCAATAATGAAGTGTAGTTTAGGTTGTACATAATCTCATGTTGTCATGCATCTATATTTTATAGAtagtaaaaaaaagtaataataaaaaaaatcaattttttttttttaaaaaaactaccaCTTGACAAGTTTTTATTAGGTCAAATTAGATTACAAAATAGATGGGTGCAATCCGAcgcttgttttttttcttaactttaagagcatagttcaactaacataaaatttgtactaaaaagaaattaacataAATCTTAAACTATTAAATtagtgttcatttttttttttcacatgaaCTATCAAGAATAAAACCTAAAgcagaaaaatggtaaattttgtATAGTAAAAAAGGGTAAATTTTGTGGAGTTGTTTGTCCTAATTGTGATTAACTTTCTCCCAACATGGTTGAGTGGtctattatttttgttaattcgAAGTTAAGTAACTTGTGTGATTGAAAATGAaaaccaacaacaacaataaaaataagaacTTTATAAGAtgttacttttttcttttatctctctTTTTCCTACTTTATGATAAAAGAGCAGATCAACTATCAAGAACGCCAGTTTTGATTTTTGCAAATTAATGGGTCAGCAGAGAGATGTTTTTGTGggcaaaaaagtaaaaatagaaagaaacaaaaaaataattgtattttaaaattttatagttAGTTAatcctaattttaaataaaagtaacAAAAAGCATTTTGTAGTTTTGGCGTAGCCAATCGTAGTATTTgatttttggcaaaaaaaaaaaaaaaaaaaaaaaaaaaaaaagattatatataaaccaaaagggaaaaatgaaggaaaaattaGAGTgtatttggaatacattttcaaagtGTTTAActcaaaaaataagtcattttcaaagaaattagagtgtTAGATAACCTGTCAAAATAGTAAGTATATTTTAATCCCTTTTTATCTagagtgtttaaataaaaatgatttttttaaaaacacttttctCAAGTGAATTCTTCGTTCATTTCTAAGTGTGAAGTACAACAAGCATTATATACATGTAGAATTGTAACAACCAAACAAATCTAcctataacaattgtaacaaaaTCTAAATCCCAACTTGCAGATATCCAACATAGATTTAAGAAAGTTATGGAtcattattaaaagaaaaggcATGTGtctttgattttaaatcatccCAAATTGAAGcagtttaaatttaatatacaaaCTCATCTGTTGTGAATGGTATTTGAGAGAGTATTCTTGTAAATGGGGTTAGAAACAAATTTTTTCCAGGTCGGTAGATTTTTCTCTAATTTAGAGTCTTTCACCGTATTCacagttttattgttttattttaatttttttctattatctTCTTATTTCTGTAGTAGTAGtgagagattttttttcaaCACGTAATCCACGTGCTTTATGCAATTAGGCCTCAActattttcaaaagaagaaggaaaagaaaaaagcttAGATTAGATTGACCAACATTTTGATGAGACCATCTTACCATTTGCATATTAAATCACATTCAATAATATTTCGTCACAAAACCAGGTGCTCTTTTTTCTAACATGATTTAGTGCTTATTATTATatacaattttagaaattttgtaGCACACATGAAACTTATTAAAAGACTTTATAAAGATATATCACCTTTGTTTGtctcaaaaataaataaataataaagacatttcaaatatataaataaataaatatataattgttaGTGGATATCTTTTTCGACTAAGGATCAACCTTTATATTTTATGACACTTCAACGGATCTCAAACTCTTTATCATTAATTTTTGTACCATGTAAATATATTAAGGTtgaattacaagtttaatttgTTCACGACCTGAAAGTATTTAGTTaaaagatttttaaatttttaatcttgCGTATGTTAGTATATCCCGTCTTTAATCTTTgagcttttaattttatttatttattatatgtcctataaatatatattatatattaaattcaaatcttgtgtttaatatatatattttttaaaacggGTCTGGTAGAACattaactttcaaatttgtgttCATAAGAAaacattgaaaatttaagagatttattaatataaaatgtaaGGTCCAtttgataacttttttttttgtttttgtttattaaaattaagttttcaaaaagttgttttttttttttttttagaattttgctaagaattcaattattataattaaaaaagatgcaaatcgtTGTAAGAAATATGTATGAAATAgacttagttttaaaaaacaaaaaaaaaataaaaataaatggttaccaaatagggTCTAAAATTTTGAGAGTAGaaatcttttaaaaagttgaaGAATCTATTTAATTACAAGTACAAAAAATGCATCTCCTTCGCTCGCATGCgatagttctactatgatacAAGACAATCGAAGTCTCTACCACCCTACAGATCTCAATCTAACGACGTGGAACCACACAAGGATCTACTTAATTATGATTTTCtacatatataatcgaaataaTTAGGTCTAATTACacaattatctatttttctttttttaccaCAATAGCCTAATGTGTTATTGTTTTACACaattttcaaactcaatttaTCTTTTCAACCCTAtgattataaagaaaattttaacattatattaataaaccttaatattatattcatagAGTCAAATTCCACTTCACATTTTTCTTATAGTATATATTCTTAAGACTCGGTAAccaatttatttgttatttttggtCTTTTCTAAAAATCATGAGTATGTTTTCTTACAATTTCTTTACCATAGTGTCATTATCCATAACtaaacaatcaaatatttaactaaaaatttttaaaaacaattaaaaaaatgcgtatgactttttttaattttcagaaatTAGACTTGATTTACGAGtttgatttttagaaaaataacaaaacaaattttcataggtaggacattaaataaataacaaaacaaggAAACAATATGTTAGGTAATGTATTTACGaggttaattttcataaacaagtatataaagtttataaaatcaatcaagaaaaaaaaaacaaattttttttagtaataaattATTAAGTTGTATAAGAAAGACTTAAACCTCCGACCTTAATTAAAAAAGTGCATTgtggaagaaaaaaataataatttacaaaaacaaaaaacaaaaaaaaaaaacgtgtaAAAGGACATAAATATTTAATCACATGTTATAAGACACTCcttattttattgtaatttcTTATTTATATTTGGTAACGAAAGTTTCTCTCGTCTTTCAACTATATCAACCTCTAAAAAAAACCTCTAATTTATGAATTTGTAATAATTCTACATAAAATGATAAAAGGgaaattattgataaaattcGCAGGTCAATTTGATCGgcatatatcaaaataaaataccaGGTTCCTCAAAAGTGTtcaattttcttaaataataaTCATGAATTGCATTATTAAACtttgtttcaaaataatatGGCAGAAAAACAAATACTTCACCATCCATTTTATCTTTATTAATCTATTTATTCAGTTTTCTTTTACAAGGAATAAACAAATTATATGTTCTAAAAGacgggaaaaagaaaatagtagaAATTGTATTTATTCCTTAGCCATTAAATAATTCCAAAAGTGTTCATGCACCCAGCCGTGGaactatattaaatattagataATACACCTTAAAggcttaaatttattttatacctatttttacaatttttttccttttattagattattttttagGGTACTTTCGTTGAAATTGGTctgatatttaattataattaaacaaccatattaaaattagattagTATCTAAACCAAACAATTGGTCACAAAAGTATTTTGAAATCACTGGTTCATGAACTTcctataataattttttttttttttttttttaaatgtagcTTGGGGAGTAGATAAAATCATACGACAGTTTGATTCTATCCAAATTGTGAAAATCTTAGAAATTTATAATCAATAATATAAATGTATGTTTTGATTGGTATTGATAAATGTTATTTGCCTTAATTCTAAAGTGCATTTATTCTCACGTTTATAGTCACTAtatgattttcattttgttaataATATCTATAAGAGATTACATATATTTTAACATAtgagtttaattatataatttaagtGAGCACAGTTCAACGATAATTATCAAGTATTCCATTTCTCGAAAGGTTGTTGGAGGTTCAAATTTCCAAACCCCActtgttatataataaataataataatattatatataaataacaaGTGGTAAGTGTTTCGCTTTGgtagaaaattataaattttctattaaaGCAAATATTTATAAGGTTGTGGATGGAAGTACATTTGtgataataataacaattaccATTTTCTTAGTAGAACGAATGTGgaaatagaaattttaaatcatttggtAGTTGTTTTATTTCTCGTTTTTTGTTTCTAGTTGGTTTTTTATAATAAGCAAGAGTGTTAATTAATTgtttctattttcatttctcatttttataaCTGAATTTTAAAACAATGTACTTATTTCTagtaaggtttttttttttttaaaaaaaatataaatagaaaagtttaaaaataaagttaacATAAGAAttttttaatactttattttaataaaatttcatctaaaacttttagattttaaatttaaaattttgaagaacaaaacaaatgaaataattatcattgtttttttttcaataaatgaaaatactaaaaaataaacGACAAACTAATCGTGTGTTTATTAGAAAAAGCATCTTGTACCTTAAAATCTAAAGTATACCTCATGTTATCAAATATACTgggtaaagttttttttttcttttctttttaaaaaaatatttttaatcatttaaaattaattttaacgtgtaaaatttgaagatgtattttgaaataattttaaatcgaataaaaatgattttaaccatgTTAAAATTATTTCCAAAcacaatttattttcttttcttttcttttattttattttttttttaaaaaaggaaggTTGTTGCAGGAACAACGTAAGGGTAAAAGgggaaaatggtggaataatgATTCCCACTCATATAAAGTAATGCGGCGCCACTTTTTTGGCTTTTGAGtagttttttctcttttactaTTCCATATTAACAATGTGATGAATAAGCTTGTCGagtttgagttttctttttcattttaattttgtttggaCTTAGATCTCTAACATcttctttaagaaaaaaaaaacattattgcATTCTTTgcaacaaaataagaaaatggTAGTTTTAACTTTAacgaatatatttattaaagaaaatatctGTCACATAGAACACGATTATGTAATAAAAGTGTACATTTACAACTTTGAACAGTAAATTGAATGAATTATTTAGGTTTACCattgaaaattttgactaaTATGTCTGTGATATTCGTGtgtaaattatatgaattactTATGTTTACTATCGAAATAATTTTGTGATATTTGTGCGTAAATTGATTAATATATTAATGTTTTAGAAttcaatgataaaaaaaaaaaggcataaGAAGTCATTCTTACCATCTATGTCACTTTAACTGATCAAAATATTCGatgtaaaaaaggaaaaaaaaatgatcaaataTTCTTTTAGAATATATGGTTGAAATATAGGTACAGGAATTAAAGACCACACTTAGCACAATGTTAAAATGGTATTTTCTAGAGATATGTCAATGTGGGCGGTCAATCTTGTCTCTACTTGACCTACACAAATAAAACTGCCATATTTCATCAAGCAGGGAAGAAACTTctatacttttatttttgtatatcttattctctctttttttaaaagaaaaaaatagattcaatagatatttttgtattttaaatgtAATGCAACTTTTACTTAACCATATCAAATTGTTTATCTAAATACATCAGTTTAAGTAAGCAACATAGCaccataaataaaataaaactcgtGCTAATGGCCTTACTTGAATAGGATCGTTTTTATAGGTTGTACAATTGTAtctttgagttttaaaaaacaaaacgtATGTCGAAGAATTTTagttatcattattattttgaaggaTGTGATGAATGGTTGTTATAtatgaaatacattaaaaaaaaaaaaaaaaatcattatttttcaattcttttatgtattttaatCTATTTAGAAAGTAAACGGAGAAAAATAAGCTACTTTCCCTCTATCTTCCTATCaaacattcaaaagaaaatgaaaggaaaaagagaatgGAATAAAATCTAGATGATTTTTTGTGTCAGTTCATCTAAGATAATTTAGTCAGGATTTACTTGGTGAGAGTATTTTGGATTTTTGAGGTTCTTCATATATTGTCTTCACATTGAGAGACTACTTTTAATACAATGATAATGAAAAAATTCAAACCATAAACTTTGCCAAACATTTCAAGATTAATTCAATagcttaagaaaagaaaagggaaaaaaaaaatggacatCTTAGAGGCATTTTATTCCCACCAAAATTGATGTGTTTATTGACCGATTTACCcatcaattaaatttatattaaacttaatactaatttaatatgtattttgtatcatttctttttttgaaatagCAAAGGcatttttatgtattttgtaTCATTATATAAAGcaatttgataatattttattttcattttttgtttttgaaaatcatgTTTTCTCAACAGTTCTTTAAACACATTTGACTGTTTTAATAGACAATCTGAACAGGACAGTGATAGATCGAAATGCAGGGAAACTCCAGTTATCAGTAGCCGGACACTAATTCAGTATTCCGTGCACGGCCATGGCAAAGTTTCTCTCAGATATTGCAGGCATCGCCATTGGCCAAATTGTAGGGCTTCTATAGATTTGACAGCAAGAACACGCAGTAGTCTTCGATGTTTTATTGGCGAGTTGGATTTGAGAATTCAAGTGTGTTATTTGAACTCTACACAGAGAGCCACTAACTTGGCTAACGGCCGGCCAtattgaaaacaacttatagcGCCAGTCCCTGTAATATGCAAACTGAAACTCATTATATTCAATGCTCCATATTTTCCAATTGAATCAAAAGAGTGCACAAGCAGATGTAAGGCGTTGCACAGTTATACAGATGGTAAAGTTAACATATCTAAACTCTATTTAAACTTTCCTTGACAACATTGGTTTGTATTTAGTATAAACAACAAACTATTCGAACAGAAACTATGTGATCGAAAAAGTGAAATCTGCTTCCTACGCCATTTGAAGTTCCTACTTTCAGATCATTAAGTAGTGAATAATATGTTGAGAATTACAGATTTGGAAACCAAGAGCATGTTTAGTAATATCCAAAATATGTACcttcattaagaaaatgataAGTTTGAAATACTTGGATGTCAGAAGTGCAATGTCCTAATAATTCAAATATGATCAAGAACCTTAGCGCCATGAAGGGATTGACTAATAGGCCATCAAGTTAATCATGGATTGGGCAGCGACTGACAGGTCTCAAGCTCCTTGATACCAAACACCATGAGGGAATTATTTGGTTTTGTGGAGCTGACTCCGCGTTATGCATTCAAGTGTTGGCAAACCTGACAAAAGCGTTTGGAGGAAGTACATTATGGTTAGTGTTTGATGCCCATAGAGAATAAGTAGAAATTGTGGTCAGATAACCTCATCCACAAGAATTCTATGAAGAAAATCTTGATAGAAAACAATATTAGATTAGTGAGCACATACACAGGATGAACTTATAAAATATGATCTTAGTCGAACAATAAGGTAGAGTACTAAAAGAAATATCAATCAAATGAATTCAACATATATGTGAAATAAAAAGGTATACGTAATGTCATGTAATGAGCAGGAAATAAAATCATACTACAATGTGAAAGGCATTGCATGTAAGAAAATATTTGGAAACAATGATATaggaaattaaacaaattaaaaagatatgTGGATATAACGATATGGAGAAAATGGGAAGTGACAGAAGAAACTCATGCTATACCTGCCGTTCTGATTGCAGACAAATAAGACCATTAACTGTTCGCTAGTTCTAGGATAGCATTCCTGGCCTCATTAAGAGCATTTGTACAATAAACATCCGTCACCCATATATTATGAGACTCCATCAACCCTGGTTCCATCATGTGTTCCTTTAACAGACTTTGAACAGCCTCTGAATCCAACTGACTCCCAATGAGAGTCTACAAAAGTGCAAAACATGTTATACAAACATTGACTAAGTAAAGAAGACGCTTTGCCACGTCAAGTTATAGTTCATGGAATAATGGAATATAAACTCACCCAAACGGCACCAAGACATGAATTCACTAATATGAACTTGAGAAGATTCTCATCCGCACTGCTGAGTGCACCATCTGAAGCAAGAGAAATATCAAGGTCTTGACAAGAATTGAGGACTGACCCACAACTTCTCACAATAATTCTACCACGGTTCTTCAGAACCTTGCCCAGATGATAGCTTGCAGTGGCACGGGAGTTATGGGTCATCCCAGTCCATTTTGATGTCCAGTCAATGTTCTTAAAAGCTAAATGTGGAAGTGGATCGTGCAGCCGCAACAAAGCTGCTGCTCTTTCACCACTAGCCCAGCAGTTGCATCTGGATGAACCATCATCTgatgaaaatttcaaaagatagGATAATTATCAAAAGACATAGCATGATTTCTCCACatagaaataaaagttaatagaataattataaaaaaatatggcATGATTTCTCCACATAGAAATAAAAATTCAGAACGGAAGTTCAGGTATGTGAcccaaatattattaaattataccAACTTCCATTTGTAAAGACTTGTGAATTATGTGGTGAAAAGTTTCACTAGAAAGAGACCTAAATTCCAGAGTTGCATAACATTGATATTTCGTAAAAGATATGGAACAGACCCAACATGAATCCAGCAAGAGGAATCTTTACAAGAGGTTGCCTTTGAGACATTTCAACTTGCAAATTGACGTGATTGATGTTCTCCAGGACTAGAAAATTGACAGCAACAACCTGTTCAAagatttaaaagttaaaaataaacaacaatgaAGCTAAGATCATACATTTTTCAAAGGATGAGCTGAGGCAATGATCACACATAATTGAAGAATATTATGATCTTAGTGGAAAATGAAATGAGGTAATTCTAAAGCAACAACTCTCATGAGATATAGCACAGAGCTTACTCTACAACGGAACTTTGTTAACTTGCAGTGGGAGGAGTTAATCAGTTCAGAAAATAGTTGCAAAGAAACAGTGTCTGAATATGAGACAATGTCAGGATTCTTCTCAGTAAATGAAGGATCAAGTACCCTAAAAGAATTGATATCTATGAAAGATAGCGGAGTCAACATCAATCTCCCTAGATCCCTGCAAAACCTATATATCATGTTTAAGAAACGGTATATTGTGACAAGATGCAAGCAAGATATAGAAACCATATCACAAGtcaaaagagatagaacagaaaACTTTTAAATGATTTCAACATCCATGCTGCACCCCTCTCGAAAAAGGCTACAAATTTGACAAACCACATTGACCAAACAACTAAATGGTGGAAAAATggtataaaatagaaaataaacaataatgttTTGTGCATAAAGAACTTATAGTTGATGTTTGGGACAAATAGTGGAGTTGTGAAGGCTGGAAAGTTGTAAAATTGGTGAGGCCACAGTGTAAGTATTTAATAAAgcataaaattgatgttttttagtCATGGAACCCACAAATTCCTTGGACTAAATGGGGAatggagttcacaactccacTTTCCCCAACTAACTCATTGGGCCAAACACCCCCACAGTGAATTAGTGATGTAGAGAACAAGCTCCAAATAACAACTTCGTCAAAGGTCAAGGTAAGTAGAATGCCACATAGTTCTGACACACTTATACATCAAGATGTGAAGTGAAgggtttataaatttaaatcttGACCCTTGTAATGTGGTCTTCCAATTTAACCCGGTACATATGTTAGAAAACAATCTTTTATCGTGTAACAATGGATGGTTTTTTTTCGTCATGACAGACGACACATTTTGGCGGAGTACTTAGAAGAAGTTCACTTATCACAAACTTCAGTACCCAATATCACATCattagaaaatacaaaaaataaaaattgttgatAAAGAGGACTAACATGCAGGAGATTTATTCACAAATACATGCAGTGTCTGGAGGAACAAGAATATAAAAGTAAATATAAAATTACACAATACCCAAGCTCTAAAACTCGGTGGAAAGTTGCACTCACGCCAGGTCCGAATCCAACGGGTAAAGCATGATTCTTCAGATAACCAAAAATTTTCACCTAGAAAATCAGAAGCCAAAACACAATTGGCATTAAAGTGTAGATGGTATTTTATATAGGAAAACAAAGTTCAGAGCGCATGATACAGCAAGACATACAATTTGGTCCTCCATCAGAAGATGAATGCAAGTGCTTTTTGCACCCATAGAGAATCTGCACTGGCTACCTTCTTTAATACTTTGACATCTAAAATCAGAATCGATGCAACTTTGACAATCATGAACTGCAACCACATGACCTTTCACGGATGATAAGTTTCCTTCAGGAAACAGACAGTCAGATCCATGGAAAACAGAGGTTTGCATGTCTGATGATGTCACGTCTCTATAACAAGGAGAACTTTTGCCGATCTCTTCAGGTTTTAAAACTTTGTTTGAATTTTCTTCCTGTTTTTCAAGATCAACCACCAAAATATCTTTTGCATTTGCAGGAAGATGAAGATAGATATCTGAAAAGGATCCGTAATTCAGATCAATTTGATCTCCTGAAATCACACCATCACAGACGGGAAAGTCATTGAACTGGGTGTCATTCAATTCAGTACTATGGAGGATATCATTACCAAAAGTGAATGAGATGTTCCATAAATGAGAACTTGAAGTTACAATAAATTTTTGGCTTTTGACACAAATGCTTTCCTCTATGTTGAACAAAGAATGTTCTTTGTTACATTTTGTGATGTAGTAACTGCCAATCTGTAGGAACTGAAATGTTGGTGAAAGCAAATTATTGCCTTTATACTGATagcaaaaatggaaaaaaattatatatatgtatgcgAGAAAATAACCAATGTGCAATAATGACAATACACACCTGATATTTAAAAAGACTTTCAGGTTGAATCTCTAACAAAATCTTTTGAGCACTTAATCTGGAACCACTGCCACTACTTGGTCTGGTTCTTGTGTTGTACAGGAAACCTAGCATGTATTGGCTACTATGATCTGAACTCCTAACGGTAGCATCACAAGAAATTCTGTGAAGGCTCAAGTTGCAACGTTTCTGTTCCTCATTAGGTACTTTGTAACAAGTGCAACAACCATTAAACCTACAGCTAGACTCATTGAAGTCACGAGCTATATCTGAACCTTCTACCCTCCCTGGTGGATCATCAAATTTAAGTCTCTTATCAACGTGTTTCTGATCACTTGCAGTTCCAACATCTTCCCTCTGCTGCTTCATTGAAGCctttgttgaataatttttctctctttcagtAAGAAATAAATTCCAAGGATGGAGGACAGCCTCAACGAACATGCTTGATGTGTTTAGTGCCAAATGTTTTCCTTGAAACTAGGATGATGCACAAAGACATGTACTAAGAATGGGATAACCCTTTAACGGAACAATTAATGTCGGAactaatcttctttttcttctgccCTTAGTCTTATTAACCTTGTCAATACCATGAGCTATAACTTATACAAACAATGATAGAAGAGAATAAATTATGAAAGCTAAAGCATTTGAAAGGTAAGGCAGTGTTCTATGAGTAACAGAACAACAGAGAAAAAGTTTACAAGCTTCTATTAGGAGAATAACAAATgtctccaaaaagaaaaagaaaaaaatatattggacTCTACCTTTCGTGACACGGGAAACTTGTGTGTTACTTCTAGCAGGTTATAAGTTCCACTTTCGAATATCACAAGATCAGATCCATTGTCATCGCAAGAATATGAGGGAAGTTTTTTGCAGGTTGCATTTCTGTATTGAAAATAAACGTAAATTGCTATGCTAAGATCTCTTTCTAATGAGATGCTCTGAAAAAAACTCCGGCATGAGAATGGCCGATTGGTCAAATAGTTCTCCATTTGTGGAATGCCTTCAACGACCACAATATACTTCGATACCTGAATGGGCAAGATGGACAAAGAGTGTGACTGCATAAAATCTAAAATCATCATGAACATAAATGGCAATCACCCAACAACAGGCAGCTAAAAAACCACACCTCGATAGCTAAACTGACCAAAACTTACCTCATATATGGCATCGACATTCCAAGTTGACGGAAGGTCTGGTATGATAACATCAATACCTCCAGTTGCATCAACCAACTGCAATCTTCCAGAATACGTGGAAATCTGGAAAGTTAATGCATATTTAGATAACATGAAGTGCATCATTTCTTCAAAACTATATTTAACAACACACTTTgcg
This region includes:
- the LOC120086490 gene encoding CST complex subunit CTC1 isoform X2; this encodes MEDLNVLTISELIQGGLPLTGASNLHQSSPCNSLPTEFLQSNPRPATYSSPAESNPDPKVLTSLKYSAIIIGTLYLPTNAPGPSIVRPSCRCPSNNCFQFTDGSATICCDILDIDIRMIGKEIRVLSWNFIPLRSAGGFLEIIKWDFLSPSRVPQCPDVDPVLLDIGIFSTSDVELKVRCLNGVLESVGPVTIVPCTLGQRNLQTNGESDSSAGTKNLRGFMVQIMICECRSCTSKEPMSLPDNSVRELNTHSFVKPTIVYLCGSASSWHPVLTKFVGLGFITFLGLKKKLVSIGKAESCLMYVSSEKSSLHLSRLSRIRLPCKRSAIKGKGECGSYTGIIKGVYMQGMLLELENEVWVLLTDHFLSPPHSLRVGAIISVRNAHFVSPRFPWSKLLILGTCVKTSIFVQLFSPLETKCHVLSKSRSMLGKFIHTLPFSARLWVLILISSFRKMFAGVLSEKEILGSKHNEGLVQMYAKLHLPMSIYRYQHGSVMKLYEHDSCGCGSEPCNINLETVVPVSALIFYCNFTCMRSIRLKNEKVIMNEYNQLYHFRLLPREGRSSHQTTRKIYRSQDIGFVLVGSLKISTYSGRLQLVDATGGIDVIIPDLPSTWNVDAIYEVSKYIVVVEGIPQMENYLTNRPFSCRSFFQSISLERDLSIAIYVYFQYRNATCKKLPSYSCDDNGSDLVIFESGTYNLLEVTHKFPVSRKFQGKHLALNTSSMFVEAVLHPWNLFLTEREKNYSTKASMKQQREDVGTASDQKHVDKRLKFDDPPGRVEGSDIARDFNESSCRFNGCCTCYKVPNEEQKRCNLSLHRISCDATVRSSDHSSQYMLGFLYNTRTRPSSGSGSRLSAQKILLEIQPESLFKYQFLQIGSYYITKCNKEHSLFNIEESICVKSQKFIVTSSSHLWNISFTFGNDILHSTELNDTQFNDFPVCDGVISGDQIDLNYGSFSDIYLHLPANAKDILVVDLEKQEENSNKVLKPEEIGKSSPCYRDVTSSDMQTSVFHGSDCLFPEGNLSSVKGHVVAVHDCQSCIDSDFRCQSIKEGSQCRFSMGAKSTCIHLLMEDQIVKIFGYLKNHALPVGFGPGVSATFHRVLELGDLGRLMLTPLSFIDINSFRVLDPSFTEKNPDIVSYSDTVSLQLFSELINSSHCKLTKFRCRVVAVNFLVLENINHVNLQVEMSQRQPLVKIPLAGFMLDDGSSRCNCWASGERAAALLRLHDPLPHLAFKNIDWTSKWTGMTHNSRATASYHLGKVLKNRGRIIVRSCGSVLNSCQDLDISLASDGALSSADENLLKFILVNSCLGAVWTLIGSQLDSEAVQSLLKEHMMEPGLMESHNIWVTDVYCTNALNEARNAILELANS